One Leptolyngbya iicbica LK DNA window includes the following coding sequences:
- a CDS encoding universal stress protein, with product MDVILLGASREGLLTQAIKGNIPEAIARRSHCNVILFRGNSDDAGALSSTS from the coding sequence ATCGACGTCATTTTACTCGGGGCGAGCCGAGAGGGATTATTGACTCAAGCAATCAAAGGCAACATTCCAGAGGCGATCGCTCGTCGAAGTCACTGCAACGTTATCCTCTTCCGAGGCAATAGCGATGATGCAGGCGCGCTATCAAGCACAAGCTGA